The window GTTTCACGTGCGCAAAGTGTTTTGGAGCCCCGGCGGACGCGCGGCAGGGAATAAAGGCCGCATTGGACGTTACTTACGAATCCGTAGCCTCGGGACTTGCCCGTCTGCCTGTCGGTGATCACCACCGCCTCTTCGATCTCGCCGAACACCTCAAAATATTTCCTGAGACTGGAGTCCGTGGTGTGGTAGGGAAGACCCCCGACGAAGATCTTAGTATAGGTCGTGTCCTTTTGCGTGGTGTGCATCTTTAGTGCAAAGTACAATAAATCGAACAGTTAAAAACAATAGTGCAATGTCTCCTTATCAATAAGTCTTTGGGtgaagacagaggagaaagATCGGCTGGAAGTGGAACTTTTTCGCGGGAGGAAACAACACGAAAACTTGACAAAAATGGAGCTTGGAGGTAGATTTTTCTTCCGACAGTAAACGTGGGAGTTGTGCGGAGCCGACGGTCCCAGAGAGAACATCAGGTGTTTCCAGCTCTTCTGCGTGACTCTGCTGTCTAACTGAATAGCGCTCGGGTCCCATTCCTAAAAGCGCTGCTCCCTAACTCCACCCACCGCCCCGCCCCTTCACTCGCCCCGCCCCCCGCGCGCACCAACAGCTTGGAAGCCAGCGCCGGAAGAAACACTGGACACCCCGTCTATTTGAAGAGCAGCCGATGAGCACCGAGGACCGATAAAAAGTTACTCACCGGAAATGATTCATGAGGTCGCGAATGTTTGTGGCGAatctattttgtatttttaaattgaTAAGAGCAGGGATAACGTTGCGTCCCTGCGTGGAGTATCCTGTGCAAACAGCTGGTCAGGGCCCCGggaccacagcacagcagtATAACTGAGCCCACGGACAGGTGCGGCTTTACGGCTCCCCGCTCTGGGGTGGAGTCCGCGCTTCTAAAGCGTTCAACCGTGATCACAAACTGAGTCGAAGGAGCAAACTTGGAAATTGACAAATGCGCCGTGTGCCACAGAATGATGCGCGGCTGCGATGATGGGCAAAGATTCGGGCAGCAGTGACATTGAGTGAAGTGGGCCGATTGGTGGGGCCTCAGGTAACGTGAAACGGAAGCCGTGCTATGAATCATTCACGACGGCCCCGTCACTTCACGAAGCTGACGCGTTTACAATGGGTCAACACACGAGCATGTAATCAGACATGCCAAGGAAAAGGCATTTACAGCTGGGGACGCAGCTCCCCTTGAGTGATGCTGTCATTCATTTACTTATGTTTCGACTCTTCGTCTGATTTAAGGTGTGGCTTATTACTACTCAAACCAAAATCTATATTTTTAATGTGAAGGCTCCCAGAACTCATGGTCACAAAGAAAGGCAACCTGATCAAGCGTCTTTTTGTGGTGTCTTGGTTCACTCACTGTTTTATTAATGGAGCCACACGCCCTTAGAAATCCAACTGGGGCGATAAAAGGAAGACCAGGGTCTAGTTTCTATGGATCCACAAAGGGACCTGGTCAGGTTGCAACCCTTGATTGTCACTGTTCACTAGTGTCCTGTTGGACGTTTACAGCAACAATCTGTAGTTTCTATTGAAAAGGTACATAGATAGAATAGAATAATCTTGACTCCACTTACGTATACTATGAATATGTGTCATAACAGCCAATAGACATGTGTGGACCTGGGCCGTATGTAAATTAACTCAGATATGTTCCATCATAATTTATTATCAAACTGGGCTTTTCTCATTCTCAAAATGGGCAGCGTAGGCGACTGTGACTGTAATTCCGTGCTTCACGTCCATTCGGCTGCAGGCCTCATCTCTCAGCAGAGCACACctaaaggtcaaagttcactgTGACAACAGCGGAGGACCCACATCGCAGTCACACTGGGGGAAACTGGGAGCACACACCAGTTATACATAAGCAACTTTATTTAGACGCTCTCCAGCTTACACATGTCTGAACAAGGCACTTGCTGGCATATTGCAATTTTCCATATAGCTTGTATCCAGATACATTGTAACAGCGCCATCTTAAGTATAACAGGACAACTGCCCCATGAACGCCCCTAACATTCACATTATTCATAGAGAAAGGggaaaacaaaaatcaatttGGTGCATTGGCAAAAACATTTAATCTTGGTTTaacctattaaagcaaaaactgAGGTAAATCATATCTGCACTGGGAGGAAAATTACATTTCAGTGCCTGTTACTGAGTTACAATGGGCAGAACTCCCTGCAGTCGAATGTCTATAGCCTCGTCCTTAACTGTAAGACAGTCACAAATGTatatattaacattaacaaGGGGTCCCTCCTCTGTGCAGAAGGAATTACTTtggctctctccctcctcctctttgcagcGCAGTCACTCATGGCTCTTTAATGTTATCATTAACTAGAACAGGCCAGGTTTGTCTGCGTGCTGAAAGCTGGAGTCGCTCTCCACTTCCGCCTGGACCACGAGGAACTCCTCCACCCGAGTGCCCGcggcgtcttcctcctccccctcctcgctgCCGTCTCCCCCCGCCCCGTGGTTGTCCCGCAGCGGGTCAGGGCCGAGCGCTGCTTCCGGCGGCTCCACGAGGCTGACGCACGCGTCACCGTCTCCCTCCGTCGCGGCGACGGGGCCGCGGACGCGCACGTGCGCCGACTTGGCCCGCAGCCGCAGCTTGAGCTGATCCTCCCGTTGCTGGGAGACGGCGGGGGGAAGCAGACGCGTGAGAGGGagtcgcacgcacgcacgcacgcacgcacgcacacagatatGACACACGCCGTACCTTGCGCCTCTCTTCAGCCAGTCGTATCTTCTCCTCTATGTCTTCAATGCTGGTGACGGCGTGCTCCTTCTTGGCTTTCAGGGACTCCAGTCTGGCAGGAGGCCGCCTCCTCACCTCTGTGTCATTTAGCTGCCACACACCCACAGCAGGGGGACACACAAGCCCAACATGTTAGTTTGCAGTAGGCCGATGCTCCCATTAAAACCAGTTTGACCAGTTAGCCACCATTATGCTGTAGGCCTCTCCAGCCCCTCCGCTCCCCCCTCTGCTCTGTCCTATTGGGATGATGCCCTGATTCAGAAGCTCCTCCAGGATCTCACTGGACTTGGGACGCTCCGGTGCTGCGCGGTCCTGCTGCGGGCGTCGCGGGGAGGCTGTAAAAACACACCGAGACGTTGGCACACGTTCTGCGACATCCGGTTCGTCCAGCAGACGCGTGAGGCAGCAGCGCGTGCCGTTTCGCCCGCCTCACTTTCGGTCATCCAGTCCGACGTCAGAGGGGGGAGCCTGCCGGGCACCGCTCCGGGGAGCGCGGGGAGCTCCGTCTCCATCACCACCCCGCTGTCGGTGGTGCCTTTGGACACGGCCGAGTCCCCACAGCTGCGAAGTTTACTTCCGCCGCCATCCTGGCGAAACACAGACACGTTTCATCAATGAGGAAGAAAACAACGAACAAAACGCTTACATGTCATGCTTCATTCTGCAGGGTGTCATAAATGTGATGTTGTCATGGTGGAATCTGTGTTGAACACAGTTGCTTAGAGACACTGGTGATACACAGTAACATATTATATGTCATAATATTTGTATTTAGCAAAAGAATAACGTATATTTAATCCACTGCATCTAACATTTAAACAGTCATCcaatattattaataacataatCGATCAGACATTATGGTTATTTTTGTCACCTCGTGTTTAACTGCTATTCAGTGACTTAAAGTGTCATTTGAAATCAGATAAATGAGCATATTTTAATCATCGGTTTTCCCTAAAAAACAGTTTTAGGTAATAAGTTtaactgatgacacacagatCTTCCATTAGAGCTCAGTCAGTGTCATTGCCGTTACTCAAGCCATGATCAGGCCGTGATGTATTCAGCTCTGCCTCTCGGGGTCAAACGCTTTAAGCTGCACTTAAAGCTCCTTCACTGTGAATGAACTGTTCACCTGCCATGTGTCGCCTCCGACCCCTCGTCTTAATTACTGAGCGCCAGCGGCGCCTACCTCGTCTCCGGTCGCCTCCTCGCGTGTCAGCGCTTTGACCGCGTTGTCCGTGGAGCCGCCGCAGCCCATTCTCTCCTCGAAGACACGACGCGGAATCAGCCCATAAAAGTCACCAGTGTCACGTTCAATGAGACCCCCTGCGCGCGTGCTGACCCGAGAAGCCTCGCATTCCTTCACGCGGACGGACTCGTCGTCTCCATGGAGCCGGCGCGTTGCTAGGGGCCGTTGCTACAACAAAAGTGACCCGGCCGAAGAGGCGACACCCAGGAAGCAGACGCTGATGCAATTTACTTTATTCCAACACAAATGCCGATGTGATGAGCTAATGAAAAGTTagtttacaaaaaacaaaaaaaggattttTTAGAGTTTTATTGACGTAATTATCCATGGTTTAAGATTTATCACTCACCCAGTAATAATCATGGCTTTAAAATTAAACTGACTTCCTTATCATCCAAAGTCACCCTCATCCATTTAAACACGCAATAGAAAAATATATACTTAATACTTTGTACAATACTGGTTTTGGTCCAAACAAAAGTGGATCAGAAAAGCCAATATACCTTTAGTCATTAAAGGCTCACCAATTTGCATTTAAGCTCCTTTTAAATGGATTTGGGCAACTTTGAATATAGGAATTTACATAAATTCTACGACAAAAATGCTGAATGCAGAGTTGgtaacacaaaaaaaatcaacttcacagattaaaaaaaatatcactATTTACAGGTTTGTATAATAATATTCAAAGGCCaattaagagagagagaaagagggagaggcagaaagaggtaAAGGGAGAGTTTAAGGACAAGAGGGCACAAAAAGCGTAGTGGAGTGAACCAGAGAGGCCAAAGAACCAAACATGTAACAGAGCTCTGAAACTATGCATTTACAAAGTCCTAAAAGCTGAACGGGCGGTTTAAGCCTCCGACCGGGTCCATCCTCCACAGTGCATGGATACATTTCCCCTCTTCTACACCACGCGCTCCTTCGTTCCGCCCCTTggatttgtttttaacattcaTTTGCTTGCTCACCTGTGGCGGCGCTAGCTAGCGGCCCAGGTAACACCTGTCATACGCATACAGATACGCAACCTCAGCATGTACAAAGAAACCAAACACACCTCAGGTCTGTACATTagaggggaaaagaaaaaaaaaactagcacACTGCATTCACCACAAAGATTACACACTCATCCCTGTACATACAGCACACTGCACTGACACCATGGCTACACCCAACAGCACCTCGACTCCTGTAAAGGAGCAGCCTCATCGGTTTGCAGGATTACCACTGGAGATTTGCCGCACAGCTCTTACTACCTCTGCATATCACAGCTCATAACTGATCAATCGTACTAATTTATATCGTGTACACTCACAACTCTTTAGTTCCGCAGTTTTTGCCTTTGCAATTTTAATACAAAAAGTCATGCCACAGGTTTAGCAGACATTTGCCGGGGTTGAAAATAGATATGAATGTGTTGCTTGTTTTCCGTGTTGAGCAGGGAGTCCTTGCTTGATTGTTATTTAGTAAGTCAGTGATGCTGTTCAATCGACTGTTTGAGAAGCCTTGTGAGATGGTCTCGCATAATGACAACTCTGATCTACAAGTGAAAACCTCTGACATATCAGCTCAGTTTAATTCTCAGTTCAGTGTTTGTGAAGTTGACCCCATTCTTTATTCAGCCTTCAATGGGAAACAGTCAAATCATGTCTGCCTTATAGTCGAACCCACAGGGCTCTACTTCCTGCGTCGCACTGCCATTTTGATCTTGCGTCCAGCAATTGCTTGCTGTGCAGCAGGAGTAGCAGGGAAAGATTTAGTTGATCTGCAAGAGAGAAAAAGTACATAAATGTAAAAGTCACTTAGTGCAGACTTAAGAGAATGGACATTTTATTCAAGCTAAACAACTCAACACAATATCTGGACTGGACTCTTGACATACATCGACTAAAGTGAATATGTGAAAACAGCTACAGGTGTAATCAAAGACTTACAACATACCCAATATTGAATGTGGGGGGTTGTGCAAAGTTGAATccacctccaggtcctccaggctGGGGTGCAATGGACGGGTTGGCAATGGGAGCAGGAGAAGGTGCTGATCCTGCTCCAAAGGTAAACACACCTGAGGTGTTGTTTGTGGCTCCAAATGCACTGGTTACTCCAAATTGAAAGCCTCCacctaaaaatataaaacatgtgtAAATCAATTATAATTTATCAATATAGTGCTACACCTAACTGTTTTAATGTGAGGATCAATGGCATTCATAGAAACCTGAAAAGCAATTAAACCATTTTAGTGACCTACCTGGTGCAGCATTAGCAGCTGCTCCAAATACAGTTGCCGAGCTGGTCTGCTGACCGAAGACCGGCGCTGCATTGGTTTTGGCTCCAAAGGCGGGTGCCTGAGAGGGTGAAGCTGTGAATCCAGATCCAAAAGATGCGCCAAATGAAGGAGTCTGGCCAGCCCCGAACCCACTACTGGGAGCTGAGCTGAACACAAAAGGAGGGGGAGCTGTAGATGGAGCAgtcactggaaaaaaaaaagtcagttagattattattattgtaaacatATTATACctaataaaacatttcaaacataTAAAACGTTTCCTAGTTGATTCTCAAGCCAAAACAGACTACAACCAAGAACATATACAGACCTGAAGATGAAGCAGCAGAGGGTGCTGTTGCTCCAAAACTGAaagatggagcagctggagcaggagcagcactgGCAGGAGCACCAAAGATAaagggctgagctgaggctgggGCGGAgttcagaggagcagctgaggatgcTGAAGTCTGATTGTCCTGACTTTGGCCAAAGACAAACGTTTTAGAAGGAGCAGCATCGCTGGGGGCTGCAGCCGATTGACCGAACACAAAAGCGCTGGGAGCTGCGGAAGGAGCTAGAGActgggtggagctgctgctggcaccGAAGAGACTGGGAGCGGAGGTGGAGGATGTCGAAGTGGTGGagttggtggtgctggtgggatTATTAGCCAGAAAAGTAAATGCTGGTTTTGGAGCAGC is drawn from Betta splendens chromosome 11, fBetSpl5.4, whole genome shotgun sequence and contains these coding sequences:
- the stmnd1 gene encoding stathmin domain-containing protein 1 isoform X1, whose protein sequence is MGCGGSTDNAVKALTREEATGDEDGGGSKLRSCGDSAVSKGTTDSGVVMETELPALPGAVPGRLPPLTSDWMTETSPRRPQQDRAAPERPKSSEILEELLNQGIIPIGQSRGGSGGAGEAYSIMLNDTEVRRRPPARLESLKAKKEHAVTSIEDIEEKIRLAEERRKQREDQLKLRLRAKSAHVRVRGPVAATEGDGDACVSLVEPPEAALGPDPLRDNHGAGGDGSEEGEEEDAAGTRVEEFLVVQAEVESDSSFQHADKPGLF
- the stmnd1 gene encoding stathmin domain-containing protein 1 isoform X2; the protein is METELPALPGAVPGRLPPLTSDWMTETSPRRPQQDRAAPERPKSSEILEELLNQGIIPIGQSRGGSGGAGEAYSIMLNDTEVRRRPPARLESLKAKKEHAVTSIEDIEEKIRLAEERRKQREDQLKLRLRAKSAHVRVRGPVAATEGDGDACVSLVEPPEAALGPDPLRDNHGAGGDGSEEGEEEDAAGTRVEEFLVVQAEVESDSSFQHADKPGLF